The following proteins come from a genomic window of Geomonas sp. RF6:
- the gyrA gene encoding DNA gyrase subunit A: protein MLDQHNKVAVNIEDEMKRSYMDYAMSVIVGRALPDVRDGLKPVHRRCLFAMYDMSNDWNKPYKKSARVVGDVIGKYHPHGDSAVYDTIVRMAQDFSLRYPLVDGQGNFGSIDGDSPAAMRYTEIRMEQLAHELLADIEKETVEHGPNYDDSLLEPLVLPSKFPNLLVNGSSGIAVGMATNIPPHNLAEVIDGIVAVIQNPELSFEELMELVPGPDFPTGGYIYGREGIVSAYRTGRGVIQMRAKVVIETQKKTERQSIVVTEIPYQVNKARLVEKIAELVKEKKIEGISDLRDESDREGMRIVIELKRDENPTIILNHLYKQTQMQSSFGIIMLAIVHNRPRILALRDTIDFFIEHRKEMVIRRTIFDLKKAEARAHILEGLKIALDNLDEVIALIKASASTPEARVALMSRFGLSEIQAQAILDMRLHRLTGLEREKILEELREVLAYIERLKEILASEAEVLKIIVGELTELKEKFGDRRRSEIVQQTADISLEDTIVEEDMVVTISHTGYIKRNAVTLYRAQRRGGKGKTGMKTKEEDFVEQLFIASTKDYLMFFTDAGKVYWLKVYEIPEAGRAARGKAIVNLLNLAANEKITTILPVKEFVDDRYIMMATRQGVVKKTNLMEYSHPRVGGIIAVNLDDEDKLISVALTDGRQDVLLASRNGKSIRFKEEDVRSMGRVSRGVRGMTLEDDDVVIGMAIINENFSDSTLFTVTEKGYGKRTEIGEYRTQTRGGKGVITIKTTERNGCVVDIKQVSDDNDLMLITDQGKILRVQVAGFSIIGRNTQGVRLMVMEEGERIVAVARLAEKEEESEQEEGLEVVDAPAAEEEE, encoded by the coding sequence ATGCTAGATCAGCACAACAAGGTTGCCGTCAACATCGAAGATGAGATGAAGCGCTCCTACATGGATTACGCCATGAGCGTAATCGTGGGGCGTGCTCTGCCGGACGTACGTGACGGCCTGAAGCCGGTGCACCGGCGCTGCCTGTTCGCCATGTACGACATGAGCAACGACTGGAACAAGCCGTACAAGAAGTCGGCCCGCGTCGTCGGCGACGTCATCGGTAAGTACCACCCGCACGGCGATTCCGCAGTCTACGACACCATCGTCCGCATGGCGCAGGACTTCTCGCTGCGCTACCCGCTGGTCGACGGCCAGGGGAACTTCGGCTCCATAGACGGCGACAGCCCCGCTGCAATGCGTTACACCGAGATCAGGATGGAGCAGCTCGCCCACGAGCTTCTCGCCGACATCGAGAAGGAAACGGTCGAGCACGGGCCGAACTACGACGACTCGCTCCTCGAGCCGCTCGTCCTCCCCTCCAAGTTCCCGAACCTCCTGGTGAACGGCTCCTCCGGCATCGCGGTCGGCATGGCCACCAACATCCCGCCGCACAACCTCGCCGAGGTGATCGACGGCATCGTCGCGGTGATCCAGAACCCGGAGCTCTCCTTCGAGGAGCTCATGGAGCTCGTCCCGGGCCCCGACTTCCCGACCGGCGGTTACATCTACGGGCGCGAGGGGATCGTCTCCGCCTACAGGACCGGGCGCGGCGTCATCCAGATGCGCGCAAAGGTCGTCATCGAGACGCAGAAGAAGACCGAGCGCCAGTCGATCGTTGTCACTGAGATCCCCTACCAGGTCAACAAGGCGCGCCTCGTGGAGAAGATCGCCGAGCTCGTGAAGGAGAAGAAGATCGAGGGGATTTCCGACCTGCGCGACGAGAGCGACCGCGAGGGGATGCGCATCGTCATCGAACTGAAAAGGGACGAGAACCCGACGATCATCCTGAACCACCTGTACAAGCAGACCCAGATGCAGTCCTCCTTCGGGATCATCATGCTGGCGATCGTGCACAACCGGCCGCGCATCCTCGCTCTCAGGGACACCATCGACTTCTTCATCGAGCACAGGAAGGAGATGGTCATCAGGCGCACCATCTTCGACCTGAAGAAGGCCGAGGCGCGGGCGCACATCCTGGAAGGTCTGAAGATCGCGCTGGACAATCTCGACGAGGTCATCGCCCTCATCAAGGCGTCGGCCTCCACACCGGAGGCGCGCGTCGCCCTCATGTCGCGCTTCGGTCTCTCCGAGATCCAGGCGCAGGCGATCCTCGACATGAGGCTGCACCGCCTCACCGGCCTCGAGCGTGAGAAGATCCTCGAGGAACTGCGCGAGGTGCTCGCCTACATCGAGCGCCTGAAAGAGATCCTCGCCTCCGAGGCGGAGGTCCTGAAGATCATCGTGGGGGAGCTCACCGAGCTGAAGGAGAAGTTCGGCGACAGGCGCCGCTCCGAGATCGTGCAGCAGACCGCCGACATCTCGCTGGAGGACACCATCGTCGAGGAAGACATGGTCGTCACCATCTCCCACACCGGCTACATAAAGCGCAACGCGGTGACGCTCTACCGCGCCCAGCGCCGCGGCGGGAAGGGTAAGACCGGGATGAAGACGAAGGAAGAGGATTTCGTGGAGCAGCTCTTCATCGCCTCCACGAAGGACTACCTCATGTTCTTCACCGACGCCGGGAAGGTGTACTGGCTGAAGGTGTACGAGATCCCGGAGGCGGGGCGCGCGGCGCGCGGGAAGGCGATCGTGAACCTCCTGAACCTGGCGGCGAACGAGAAGATCACCACCATCCTCCCGGTAAAGGAGTTCGTGGACGACCGCTACATCATGATGGCCACCCGCCAGGGTGTGGTGAAAAAGACGAACCTCATGGAGTACTCCCACCCGAGGGTCGGCGGTATCATCGCCGTCAACCTGGACGACGAGGACAAGCTCATCTCCGTCGCGCTCACCGACGGGCGCCAGGACGTGCTGCTCGCCTCCAGAAACGGCAAGTCGATCCGCTTCAAGGAAGAGGACGTGCGCTCCATGGGACGCGTCTCCCGCGGCGTGCGCGGCATGACGCTGGAGGATGACGACGTCGTCATCGGGATGGCGATCATCAACGAAAACTTCAGCGACTCGACCCTCTTCACCGTCACCGAGAAGGGGTACGGCAAGCGCACCGAGATCGGCGAGTACCGCACCCAGACCCGCGGCGGCAAGGGTGTCATCACCATCAAGACGACGGAGCGAAACGGCTGCGTGGTGGACATAAAGCAGGTCTCCGACGACAACGACCTCATGCTCATCACGGACCAGGGGAAAATCCTCAGGGTGCAGGTCGCCGGCTTCTCCATTATCGGCAGGAACACCCAGGGTGTGCGCCTCATGGTCATGGAGGAAGGGGAGCGCATCGTCGCGGTGGCCCGTCTCGCCGAGAAAGAGGAAGAGAGCGAGCAGGAAGAGGGGCTCGAGGTGGTGGATGCCCCGGCCGCCGAAGAAGAGGAGTAG
- a CDS encoding HEAT repeat domain-containing protein, with protein sequence MQPREKIDRTLVARQAVQEIVHRVRDEAVTLQELEEIGTRLKVAGVFALNTLLRALGKEEDPELISRYAYLLDFFEEEEWLSPLIGIALRRRELPEQGRVALLTALQEYGVDVDAPPFSSLLPVHHRPGAQHGAEGNAEADDDVIVTFLDDFLGYSTEVQLGAIRELSRSQEPWVVRLLEALLWHEDSSVVQGALEGLGRVRLQGAADAVADFLSECDPAFAPLAQHALRRLSFQGLVPQERCAPLPFHQGYVSAPDGDGYRSLLISRWDGEESLAALCMQVHERRGLLAAWGGEGLDVSAFEEEVDGFGEQEELYRVEPEYVVALVRDALYWSRDLSWLPADFYLRRRIFSGVDLTPAPFRAAVEDYRLSRGLTYFEGERISGELLEDPFCAGWLMLQRRVYEVAGRCRQGESEEEVLAALCAELIAPQVGLVAARLVAVADLMRECGRERSTVLQVLGLARSLQSYPLPYHLHPFLRRLASESLRVAARALQEGECPATAG encoded by the coding sequence ATGCAGCCAAGGGAAAAGATAGACCGGACCCTCGTGGCACGCCAGGCGGTGCAGGAGATCGTGCACCGGGTGCGGGACGAAGCTGTGACACTCCAGGAACTGGAGGAGATCGGTACGCGCCTGAAGGTGGCGGGGGTGTTCGCCCTGAACACCCTCCTGCGGGCTTTGGGGAAGGAGGAAGATCCCGAGCTCATCTCCCGCTACGCCTATCTCCTCGACTTCTTCGAGGAAGAGGAGTGGCTCTCCCCGCTGATAGGGATAGCGCTCAGGCGCAGGGAACTGCCGGAGCAGGGTAGGGTGGCGCTTCTCACGGCGCTGCAGGAGTACGGCGTCGACGTGGACGCACCCCCCTTCAGCTCGCTCCTGCCGGTCCATCACCGGCCGGGGGCGCAGCATGGGGCCGAGGGGAATGCCGAGGCAGATGACGATGTCATAGTCACCTTCCTGGACGATTTCCTGGGGTACTCCACGGAAGTGCAGCTCGGCGCGATCCGGGAGCTCTCGCGCTCGCAAGAGCCGTGGGTGGTACGCCTTCTGGAGGCACTGCTCTGGCACGAAGACTCTTCCGTCGTGCAGGGGGCGCTGGAGGGGCTGGGGAGGGTGAGACTGCAGGGGGCGGCCGACGCCGTCGCCGACTTTCTCAGCGAGTGCGACCCTGCCTTTGCGCCGCTGGCGCAGCACGCCTTGCGCCGGCTTTCCTTCCAGGGGCTCGTCCCGCAGGAGCGTTGCGCGCCCCTTCCATTTCACCAGGGATACGTCAGCGCCCCGGACGGGGACGGCTACCGCTCCCTCCTGATCTCCCGCTGGGACGGGGAGGAGAGTCTCGCGGCTCTCTGCATGCAGGTGCACGAGAGGCGGGGGCTTCTGGCGGCCTGGGGAGGCGAAGGGCTCGACGTCTCGGCCTTCGAGGAAGAGGTGGACGGCTTCGGCGAGCAGGAAGAGCTGTACCGCGTGGAGCCGGAGTATGTGGTGGCGCTGGTACGGGACGCCCTGTACTGGAGCAGGGATCTCTCCTGGCTCCCGGCCGACTTCTACCTCAGGCGGCGCATTTTCAGCGGGGTCGACCTCACACCCGCCCCCTTTCGCGCGGCGGTGGAGGATTACCGGCTTAGCCGCGGCCTGACCTATTTCGAGGGGGAGAGGATCTCCGGGGAACTCCTGGAGGATCCTTTCTGCGCCGGGTGGCTCATGCTGCAGCGCCGCGTCTACGAGGTAGCGGGGCGCTGCCGGCAGGGGGAGAGCGAGGAGGAAGTACTCGCAGCCCTCTGCGCGGAGCTCATCGCACCGCAGGTGGGGCTCGTCGCCGCGCGGCTCGTTGCCGTCGCCGATCTCATGAGGGAGTGCGGCAGGGAGCGCTCCACGGTTCTCCAGGTCCTTGGGCTCGCCCGGAGCCTGCAGTCGTACCCGCTCCCCTACCACCTGCACCCCTTTCTGCGCCGGCTCGCTTCGGAAAGCCTGCGGGTAGCTGCCCGGGCGCTGCAGGAGGGGGAGTGCCCGGCGACGGCGGGGTGA
- a CDS encoding NAD(P)H-dependent glycerol-3-phosphate dehydrogenase translates to MADKIAVVGAGSWGTTLANLLAKKGHDVTLWGHEPELVREMRETRENSVYLPGITLSPNLAFTNSFEEVYAGCRMVLCVVPSQLVRTVMGKSVPLIPRDSIVVSASKGIEVDTLATVSEIYQEILPPEQYARFSAISGPSFAREVAQEMPTAVAAASESEETACQVQEAFTTNYFRVYRNSDVTGVELGGAVKNVIAIAAGISDGLGFGYNTRAALITRGLAEIARLGIAMGAQPATFAGLAGMGDLVLTCTGDLSRNRTVGVQLGQGRTLSEILGEMRMVAEGVKTTESTYNLSKKLGVDMPITHKMYEILYEDKPARDAVIELMTRDLKAEGI, encoded by the coding sequence ATGGCGGACAAGATAGCGGTAGTCGGTGCCGGAAGCTGGGGGACGACCTTGGCAAACCTGCTGGCCAAGAAGGGGCACGACGTGACCCTCTGGGGGCACGAGCCGGAACTGGTACGCGAGATGCGCGAGACGCGGGAGAACAGCGTCTACCTCCCAGGGATCACCCTCTCCCCGAATCTCGCCTTTACCAACTCCTTCGAGGAGGTGTACGCCGGGTGCCGCATGGTGCTCTGTGTCGTCCCCTCGCAGCTGGTGCGCACCGTCATGGGAAAATCGGTCCCCTTGATCCCGCGCGACAGCATCGTGGTGAGCGCATCGAAGGGGATCGAGGTCGACACCCTCGCCACCGTCTCGGAGATCTACCAGGAGATTCTCCCTCCCGAGCAGTACGCCCGCTTCAGCGCAATCTCGGGACCGAGCTTTGCGCGGGAGGTGGCGCAGGAGATGCCGACGGCAGTTGCCGCCGCCTCCGAGTCTGAGGAGACCGCCTGCCAGGTCCAGGAGGCCTTCACCACGAACTACTTCCGGGTCTATCGCAACTCCGACGTGACCGGTGTGGAGCTCGGGGGGGCGGTGAAAAACGTCATCGCCATCGCCGCGGGGATCTCCGACGGGCTCGGCTTCGGCTACAACACGAGGGCGGCGCTCATCACCCGCGGCCTTGCCGAAATAGCCCGCCTCGGCATCGCCATGGGGGCGCAGCCGGCGACCTTTGCCGGGCTTGCCGGGATGGGGGACCTCGTCCTTACCTGCACCGGCGACCTTTCCAGGAATCGCACCGTGGGGGTTCAGCTCGGGCAGGGGAGGACCCTCTCCGAGATCCTTGGGGAGATGCGCATGGTAGCCGAAGGGGTGAAGACGACGGAGTCGACCTACAACCTGTCAAAAAAGCTCGGCGTCGACATGCCGATCACCCACAAGATGTACGAGATCCTTTACGAGGACAAGCCGGCGCGCGACGCGGTCATCGAGCTCATGACCCGCGACCTGAAGGCGGAAGGGATCTAA
- a CDS encoding ATP-binding protein — MHPRFGIRTKLLLSILAILLTSYSTLIYSTMKTLSATIRAEIDRNLETNLKFARSQYLDRALIAKHTLMNPVTAPNVQEDLKHGRYAVFSERVARWHTLLPFMDVVLLLDGHKRVVAGAAMEGGASVPYVVDQAITSRKPVVSTEIVSDSFLCNSGASDFCRGKRGKGEELAVLVALPVVAADGEVVGCVLTAEVLDGNDNLPAQVKGSEVDCFITQRDLRVASSLNEEKAGTLSPQVLDVLERGEQFRGELKVGGRMYETAIDPLMNSRGDFVGSIAVAVSTERFKAMRRENLANIFASASLGILCCFAIAFLASRKLTGHLRQLARGVKRIEEGDLDQRVEEHYGDEVGILASSFNRMAEALKERDRIIRLKTSDLEELNGQLEKKVAERTSALTMEMGRLEAVLTGMAEGVVVTDKVNRVILFNPAAQQLFELVPYRVLGQGIEQVCAMGGLGALAAVIAEVAATVGGERRKEELEVKGKRLHVFISSLADEMGKFAGLVMSIRDVTVEQEVDRMKTDFISTVSHELKTPLTSMKGSLQLLLNRGKWLTETERQLLSVCFRNTQRLIRLISEILDISGIESGGMAFNFRPVSIAEVAVYAIEEIKSLAMGRGISIVNSVGEHLPKVYGDSDRLIQVVTNLLSNAVKFSPEGKVVMVSAQQEGNYVTVSVADRGQAIEWADRDKLFKKFQQIESAERGKSGGTGLGLAICKEIVERHHGRIYYTAPKEQGNVFSFTVPIIGEGHGKGQDSDSGRRAGHSPDPQATA, encoded by the coding sequence ATGCACCCACGTTTTGGCATACGAACAAAACTGCTCCTGTCCATCCTCGCCATCCTCCTTACCTCCTACTCTACCCTCATCTACTCCACCATGAAGACCCTCTCGGCCACGATCCGCGCCGAGATCGATCGCAACCTCGAGACGAACCTCAAGTTTGCCCGCAGCCAGTACCTGGACCGCGCCCTCATTGCGAAGCACACCCTGATGAACCCGGTAACCGCGCCGAACGTCCAGGAGGACCTGAAGCACGGCCGCTACGCAGTTTTCTCCGAGCGGGTGGCCCGCTGGCACACCCTGCTCCCCTTCATGGACGTCGTCCTCCTCCTCGACGGGCACAAGCGTGTCGTGGCGGGTGCGGCGATGGAAGGGGGGGCGTCGGTGCCGTACGTGGTGGATCAGGCGATCACCTCCAGAAAGCCGGTCGTCTCCACGGAGATCGTCTCCGACTCCTTTCTTTGTAACTCCGGCGCCTCGGACTTTTGCCGCGGCAAGAGAGGGAAAGGGGAGGAACTGGCGGTGCTGGTGGCGCTGCCGGTGGTCGCCGCCGACGGCGAGGTGGTGGGGTGCGTCCTTACCGCCGAGGTCTTGGACGGCAACGACAACCTTCCGGCCCAGGTGAAGGGGAGCGAGGTCGACTGCTTCATCACCCAGCGCGACCTGCGGGTCGCCAGCAGCCTGAACGAGGAGAAGGCGGGGACCCTCTCGCCGCAGGTCCTGGACGTGCTGGAGCGCGGGGAGCAGTTCCGCGGTGAGCTGAAGGTAGGGGGGCGCATGTACGAGACCGCCATCGACCCCCTCATGAACAGCAGGGGGGACTTCGTCGGGTCGATCGCCGTGGCGGTCTCCACCGAGCGCTTCAAGGCGATGCGCCGTGAGAACCTGGCGAACATCTTCGCCTCCGCCTCCCTGGGGATTCTCTGCTGCTTCGCCATCGCCTTTCTCGCCAGCCGCAAGCTCACCGGGCACCTGCGCCAGCTCGCCAGAGGGGTGAAGAGGATCGAGGAAGGGGACCTGGACCAGCGGGTGGAGGAACATTACGGTGACGAGGTAGGGATCCTGGCGAGCTCCTTCAACAGGATGGCGGAGGCGCTGAAGGAACGGGACCGGATCATCAGGCTGAAGACCTCCGATCTTGAGGAGCTGAACGGGCAGCTGGAGAAGAAGGTTGCCGAGCGCACCTCCGCCCTCACCATGGAGATGGGGAGGCTGGAGGCGGTGCTGACCGGGATGGCGGAAGGCGTGGTGGTGACGGACAAGGTGAACCGCGTCATTCTCTTCAACCCTGCCGCCCAGCAGCTCTTCGAGCTCGTGCCGTACCGGGTGCTCGGGCAGGGGATCGAGCAGGTGTGCGCCATGGGAGGGCTCGGCGCACTCGCGGCGGTGATCGCTGAGGTCGCGGCAACAGTCGGCGGGGAGCGGCGCAAGGAGGAGCTGGAGGTGAAGGGGAAGCGCCTGCACGTCTTCATCTCCTCCCTTGCGGACGAAATGGGGAAGTTTGCCGGCCTCGTCATGTCCATCAGGGACGTCACCGTGGAGCAGGAGGTGGACCGGATGAAGACCGATTTCATCTCCACCGTCTCTCACGAGCTGAAGACGCCGCTCACCTCCATGAAGGGATCGCTCCAGCTTCTTCTGAACCGCGGCAAGTGGCTCACCGAGACGGAAAGGCAGCTCCTCTCGGTGTGCTTTCGCAACACCCAGCGCCTGATTCGCCTGATCAGCGAGATCCTGGACATCTCCGGGATCGAGTCCGGCGGCATGGCGTTCAACTTCCGCCCTGTCTCCATAGCGGAGGTGGCGGTGTACGCCATCGAGGAGATAAAGAGCCTCGCCATGGGACGGGGGATCTCCATCGTGAACTCGGTCGGTGAGCACCTGCCGAAGGTGTACGGCGACAGCGACAGGCTGATCCAGGTCGTCACCAACCTCCTCTCCAACGCGGTGAAGTTCTCCCCGGAGGGGAAGGTCGTCATGGTTTCCGCCCAGCAGGAGGGGAACTACGTGACGGTGTCGGTGGCCGATCGCGGCCAGGCGATAGAGTGGGCCGACCGGGACAAGCTTTTCAAGAAGTTTCAGCAGATAGAGAGCGCGGAGCGTGGCAAGAGCGGTGGGACCGGGCTTGGTCTTGCCATCTGCAAGGAGATAGTGGAGCGTCACCACGGGCGGATCTACTACACGGCGCCAAAGGAGCAGGGAAACGTCTTCAGCTTCACGGTGCCGATCATAGGGGAGGGGCATGGAAAAGGACAGGATTCTGATAGTGGACGACGAGCCGGACATAGCCCTGATCCTCAAGCTACAGCTTGA
- a CDS encoding hybrid sensor histidine kinase/response regulator produces MEKDRILIVDDEPDIALILKLQLEDAGFDTLWARDGVEALEALAAHPFSLIMLDIKMPRMDGMEVLDRIQGGEIPVVMMTAHGSEDIAVDAMKKGAVDYISKPFSDDDLLQKVKRALAQDRTRKENARLSRQLEEERLKMQAVLNGMADLLLAVDTEGRIITTSRRAELILGDGAQLQGKRLAEVVKAEIPGGELPSVCVLRTGEPCLDVAYTIVTGSREVPVLSSAAPLLNGEGELVGSVEMIRDISKLKELEQEKEDFVSMLTHDLKSPITAVVGSIDLVRERKLGPINEEQREYLNAAVESCEEMVEMIDTLLGVHKFEAGKMRLYFRHEDADALIKRSLAKFQTLAQRGGITLSFDASPGVPQISVDRSAFSRILGNLLSNAVKFTPEGGEIVVRLDTVADASALASVIPPQSYPAWELPRGGPFVRITVRDTGVGIPQEALGTIFDRFVQAKNRRLGKTRGTGLGLAFCRKAIDAHHGFIWAESEPGKGSLFTILFPAVLEEEEDG; encoded by the coding sequence ATGGAAAAGGACAGGATTCTGATAGTGGACGACGAGCCGGACATAGCCCTGATCCTCAAGCTACAGCTTGAGGATGCCGGGTTCGACACGTTGTGGGCCCGCGACGGCGTCGAGGCGCTCGAAGCCCTCGCTGCGCACCCCTTCTCCCTGATCATGCTGGACATAAAGATGCCCCGCATGGACGGAATGGAAGTGCTGGACCGGATCCAGGGTGGGGAAATCCCCGTCGTCATGATGACCGCGCACGGCAGCGAGGACATCGCGGTCGACGCCATGAAAAAGGGTGCGGTCGACTACATCTCCAAGCCGTTTTCCGACGACGACCTGCTCCAGAAGGTGAAGCGCGCCCTGGCGCAGGACCGGACCAGGAAGGAGAACGCCCGCCTCTCCCGCCAGCTCGAAGAGGAGCGGCTGAAGATGCAGGCGGTGCTGAACGGCATGGCAGATCTTCTCCTGGCTGTGGACACGGAAGGGCGCATCATCACCACCAGCCGCCGCGCCGAGCTTATCCTCGGTGACGGTGCACAGCTCCAGGGGAAGAGGCTGGCGGAGGTGGTGAAGGCGGAGATCCCCGGCGGCGAGCTCCCCAGCGTCTGCGTGCTGCGGACCGGCGAGCCGTGCCTCGACGTTGCCTACACGATCGTCACCGGCTCCCGCGAGGTGCCGGTTCTCTCCAGCGCGGCGCCCCTGTTAAACGGCGAAGGGGAGCTCGTGGGGAGCGTGGAGATGATAAGGGACATCTCTAAGCTGAAGGAGCTGGAGCAGGAGAAGGAAGACTTCGTGAGCATGCTCACCCACGACCTGAAGTCCCCGATAACGGCGGTGGTAGGCTCCATCGATCTCGTGCGCGAGCGAAAGCTCGGGCCGATCAACGAGGAGCAGCGCGAGTATCTCAATGCGGCGGTGGAGAGCTGCGAGGAGATGGTGGAGATGATCGACACCCTCCTCGGGGTGCACAAGTTCGAGGCGGGAAAGATGCGGCTCTACTTCAGGCACGAGGACGCCGACGCCCTCATCAAGAGAAGCCTCGCCAAGTTCCAGACCCTCGCCCAGCGCGGCGGTATTACCCTCTCCTTTGACGCCTCGCCGGGGGTGCCGCAGATCTCCGTGGACCGCAGCGCCTTCAGCCGTATCCTCGGGAACCTCCTCTCCAACGCGGTGAAGTTCACTCCGGAAGGGGGGGAGATAGTGGTACGGCTCGACACCGTTGCCGATGCCTCGGCACTGGCGTCGGTCATCCCCCCCCAGAGCTACCCGGCGTGGGAGCTGCCGCGCGGCGGCCCCTTCGTACGAATCACCGTGCGGGATACGGGGGTAGGCATCCCGCAGGAAGCGCTCGGCACCATCTTCGACCGTTTCGTGCAGGCAAAGAACAGGCGCCTCGGAAAGACGCGCGGCACCGGGCTCGGGCTCGCCTTCTGCCGCAAGGCGATAGACGCGCACCACGGATTCATCTGGGCCGAGAGCGAGCCGGGGAAGGGGAGCCTCTTCACCATCCTCTTCCCGGCCGTACTGGAGGAAGAAGAGGACGGGTAG
- a CDS encoding ATP-binding protein, with protein MAPRHDEETYRTLFELSPQPMWVCEVETRKLVAVNEAALAMYGYTRREFLDLSVRQIVREGSTAQGWERHLRRDETLFLVRTERKELDFGGARAQLVLLLDSVQKVSEEPAEQIAELERQLSECRTRLEASNKELETFSYSVSHDLRAPLRHIDGFSKALLDDYGDKLDEEGKEYLGRICQATQKMGQLIDDVLKMARVTRAELDRQNVNLSVVAQVIALEMKHADPARQVEFHIEKGLTAHADPRLTRLLLENLLGNAWKFTGKREDALIEFGATEGEGETVYFVRDNGAGFDMAYAGKLFSLFQRLHRADEFEGSGVGLAVAHRIVRRHGGRIWGEGSPGSGATFYFTL; from the coding sequence GTGGCACCACGGCATGACGAGGAAACATACCGGACGCTTTTCGAACTGAGTCCTCAGCCGATGTGGGTCTGCGAGGTGGAAACGCGCAAGCTCGTGGCCGTCAATGAGGCGGCGCTTGCCATGTACGGCTACACCAGGCGCGAGTTCCTCGACCTTTCGGTGCGGCAGATCGTGCGGGAGGGGAGTACCGCGCAGGGGTGGGAACGCCATCTGCGCAGGGACGAGACCCTTTTCCTCGTGCGCACGGAACGAAAAGAGCTCGACTTCGGCGGGGCGCGGGCGCAGCTCGTGCTTCTTCTCGACTCCGTGCAGAAGGTAAGCGAGGAACCGGCGGAGCAGATCGCGGAGCTCGAGCGGCAACTCTCGGAGTGCCGGACGCGGCTTGAGGCATCGAACAAGGAGCTGGAGACCTTCAGCTACTCCGTCTCCCACGACCTGCGCGCGCCGCTGAGGCACATCGATGGCTTCAGCAAGGCGCTCCTGGACGATTACGGCGACAAGCTCGACGAGGAGGGGAAGGAGTACCTGGGACGGATTTGCCAGGCGACGCAGAAGATGGGGCAGCTCATCGACGATGTGCTGAAGATGGCGCGCGTCACCAGGGCGGAGCTCGACAGGCAGAACGTGAACCTGAGCGTCGTCGCACAGGTCATCGCGCTGGAAATGAAGCACGCCGACCCCGCCCGGCAGGTGGAATTCCACATAGAGAAGGGGCTCACCGCCCATGCCGACCCGCGGCTGACCCGGCTCCTCCTGGAGAACCTCCTCGGAAACGCCTGGAAGTTCACCGGGAAGAGGGAGGATGCGCTTATCGAGTTCGGCGCCACCGAAGGGGAGGGGGAGACCGTGTACTTCGTGCGCGACAACGGGGCCGGCTTCGACATGGCGTATGCCGGGAAGCTCTTCTCCCTCTTCCAGAGGCTGCACCGGGCGGACGAATTCGAAGGGAGCGGCGTAGGTCTTGCGGTGGCGCACCGGATCGTGCGCAGGCACGGCGGGAGGATCTGGGGGGAAGGGAGCCCCGGCTCCGGCGCCACCTTCTATTTCACGCTGTAG